One Stenotrophomonas oahuensis genomic region harbors:
- the sctQ gene encoding type III secretion system cytoplasmic ring protein SctQ, translating to MSARHWPFAALTEADVAQARVAAEAARLGLRLEWGMPPERGAMLRFDASGPFGTLQLVVAADDWCPQMLPALEGLAWSELVDRDTLGRWLPDARLLDFADVVLAGSQVTLRDVLPASLMARTRQPQPRLITAQGPAWIEQADVVPHLRATDAALDLCVPVELEVARLTLPLPRLRSLAPGSVLLLEQFQPIARHRAQRLYTFDFTLETVSVNTPFDFPDDETDTVGYDSLPATGAPALAPPGLDVARLPVTVEVVLCQLQQRVGDLAALQPGTVFNLPPDAWTQLQLRVNGQTIARGELVQVGEQLGVQLHQAPVLS from the coding sequence ATGAGTGCGCGCCACTGGCCGTTCGCCGCCTTGACCGAGGCCGACGTGGCGCAGGCCCGGGTCGCGGCCGAGGCTGCGCGCCTGGGGCTGCGCCTCGAGTGGGGCATGCCGCCGGAACGGGGCGCGATGCTGCGTTTCGACGCCAGCGGCCCCTTCGGCACGCTGCAGCTGGTGGTTGCCGCCGACGACTGGTGCCCGCAGATGCTGCCGGCACTGGAAGGCCTCGCGTGGTCGGAGCTGGTTGATCGCGACACGTTGGGGCGCTGGCTGCCCGATGCGCGCCTGCTCGATTTCGCCGATGTGGTGCTGGCCGGCAGCCAGGTGACCCTGCGCGATGTCCTTCCCGCCAGCCTGATGGCGCGGACCCGACAGCCGCAGCCCCGCCTGATCACCGCGCAGGGCCCGGCCTGGATTGAACAGGCAGATGTCGTCCCGCACCTGCGCGCCACCGACGCGGCCCTGGACCTGTGCGTGCCGGTGGAACTGGAAGTCGCGCGCCTGACCCTGCCGTTGCCGCGGCTGCGCAGCCTGGCCCCGGGCAGCGTGCTGCTGCTGGAGCAGTTCCAGCCCATCGCGCGGCATCGCGCGCAGCGCCTTTACACCTTCGATTTCACTTTGGAGACCGTTTCCGTGAACACCCCCTTCGATTTCCCCGACGACGAAACCGATACCGTCGGCTACGACTCGTTGCCCGCCACGGGCGCGCCGGCACTCGCCCCGCCGGGCCTGGACGTGGCGCGCCTGCCGGTCACCGTTGAGGTGGTCCTGTGCCAGCTGCAGCAGCGCGTCGGTGATCTGGCCGCGCTGCAGCCGGGCACCGTGTTCAACCTGCCGCCCGATGCCTGGACCCAGCTGCAGCTGCGGGTCAACGGCCAGACCATCGCCCGTGGCGAGCTGGTGCAGGTCGGTGAACAACTCGGCGTGCAGCTGCATCAGGCCCCCGTACTGTCATGA
- a CDS encoding FliI/YscN family ATPase → MPLWRPCARPLALRAGELRVPLPQVAVGEHCHVRRSAGDAELLTHGVVTRVDEGVATVALLGAPSRLAADVLVVPTGRPLQVKLGPQLLGCVVDGFGEIVERLGSPATEAEPSVSAVGRAASVQAAALDYRQRRAIDTPFDTGVRAIDALLTVGEGQRMGVFAAAGCGKTTLVEMLLTNADCDVRVVALIGERGREVAAFVESISGSPHAARTIVVQATSDSSPATRVNAAMVATRIAEYFREQGSRVLLVMDSATRYARALRDVALSAGEPPARRGFPASVFEALPHLVERPGNTVQGSITAFYTVLLEDDSDPDPVGEEVKSLLDGHIHLSGRLAQRGHFPAIDVLRSASRLYPRLADAAQGEAANRLRSLLGRLEDLQLLRDIGEYRPGAQPDQDDAVAREPRLNAFLRQGLHERVPATSAVEALHAVVR, encoded by the coding sequence GTGCCCCTGTGGCGTCCCTGTGCGCGACCGCTGGCGCTGCGCGCCGGTGAGCTGCGCGTGCCACTGCCGCAGGTCGCGGTGGGGGAGCATTGCCATGTCCGTCGCTCCGCCGGCGATGCCGAGCTGCTGACCCACGGCGTGGTCACCCGGGTGGACGAGGGCGTGGCGACCGTGGCGCTGCTGGGTGCGCCTTCGCGGCTGGCCGCTGACGTGCTGGTGGTGCCGACCGGTCGACCGCTGCAGGTGAAGCTGGGCCCGCAGCTGCTCGGCTGTGTGGTGGATGGCTTTGGCGAGATCGTTGAGCGGTTGGGCAGCCCGGCCACGGAAGCCGAGCCGTCGGTCAGCGCGGTGGGGCGCGCGGCGTCGGTGCAGGCCGCCGCGCTGGACTACCGTCAGCGCCGCGCCATCGACACCCCCTTCGATACCGGCGTGCGCGCCATCGACGCGCTGCTGACGGTCGGCGAAGGCCAGCGCATGGGCGTGTTCGCCGCCGCCGGCTGCGGCAAGACCACCCTGGTGGAAATGCTGCTGACCAACGCCGACTGCGATGTGCGGGTGGTCGCCCTGATCGGCGAGCGCGGTCGCGAGGTCGCCGCCTTTGTCGAGTCCATCAGCGGCAGTCCGCATGCCGCCCGCACCATTGTCGTGCAGGCCACCTCGGACAGCTCACCGGCCACCCGTGTCAACGCCGCCATGGTGGCGACCCGCATTGCCGAGTACTTCCGCGAGCAGGGCAGCCGCGTGCTGCTGGTGATGGATTCGGCCACGCGCTACGCACGCGCGCTGCGCGACGTTGCGCTGTCCGCGGGTGAGCCACCGGCGCGGCGCGGCTTTCCTGCGTCAGTGTTCGAAGCCTTGCCGCATCTGGTCGAGCGCCCCGGCAATACCGTGCAGGGCAGCATCACCGCGTTCTACACCGTGCTGCTGGAAGACGACAGCGATCCCGATCCGGTCGGCGAGGAAGTGAAGTCGCTGCTGGACGGGCATATCCACCTCAGTGGACGCCTGGCCCAGCGCGGGCACTTCCCGGCCATCGATGTGCTGCGCAGCGCCAGTCGTCTGTATCCGCGCCTGGCCGACGCCGCGCAAGGGGAAGCGGCGAACCGCCTGCGCAGCCTGCTGGGCCGGCTGGAAGACCTGCAGCTGTTGCGCGACATCGGCGAATACCGTCCGGGCGCGCAGCCCGACCAGGACGACGCCGTTGCACGCGAACCGAGGCTCAACGCGTTCCTGCGCCAGGGGCTGCATGAGCGCGTGCCGGCCACGTCAGCAGTGGAGGCCCTGCATGCCGTCGTCCGCTGA
- a CDS encoding EscV/YscV/HrcV family type III secretion system export apparatus protein → MSAALNSGSLSARVRGMLRPELALVVLMAVVVAMLIIPLPTLVVDLLIALNMAVAIVIFLSSFYVERILSFSTFPSVLLFTTLMRLALSVSTSRLILVDADAGHIINAFGEFVVADNLVVGAVIFAIITLVQFIVITKGSERIGEVVARFSLDGMPGKQMSIDADLRAEAITSEEAQRRRRDVERESQLYGSYDGAMKFVKGDAIAGIVIVFVNLFGGIAVGMLQHGMPFGEALNTFTLLTIGDGLVAQIPALLICISAGFIVTRVSGEDNNLGASILGELFNSNVVLAIGAILILLMGFLPGFPLPVFAGLAMGLAAMLFWRMRRGSTAESASGTGATGTAGAAASADASGNSSGNLTSETLPLILLLPGPLHEAATAGKWEEQLRNDAFINTGMQLAAFVLRQHEPTQEHQVKVLINEIPAASGQVVGGHVRVLGRQDELDALNMGLTVPHEGAVARWVPAASQADVLAMGCEVATDYEELRRLVHGAVLRNVGELFGIQEAKHVLDALEKRFPELVKEAYRHMPIQRVAEVLQRLLREDVSIRNMKVVLETLAQWGQREKDVILLVEHVRSALARYISARFARDGRIPAILVSSQVEDQIRSGIRQSQGAAYLNLEPTESNELMDRFALHVGEVSVYRPDVVLMVAPDIRRFVKRFIENKLPSTPVLSFGEISDAVTLDVMRSI, encoded by the coding sequence ATGAGCGCGGCCCTGAACTCTGGCAGTCTGAGCGCGCGCGTGCGCGGCATGCTGCGCCCGGAACTGGCGCTGGTGGTGCTGATGGCGGTGGTGGTGGCCATGCTCATCATCCCGCTGCCGACCCTGGTGGTGGACCTGCTGATCGCGCTGAACATGGCGGTGGCCATTGTCATCTTCCTCAGCTCGTTCTACGTGGAGCGCATTCTCAGCTTCTCCACCTTCCCGTCGGTGCTGCTGTTCACCACGCTGATGCGGCTGGCGCTGTCGGTCAGCACCAGCCGTCTGATCCTGGTCGACGCCGATGCCGGGCACATCATCAACGCCTTCGGCGAATTTGTGGTGGCCGACAACCTGGTGGTGGGCGCGGTCATCTTCGCCATCATCACCCTGGTGCAGTTCATCGTCATCACCAAGGGCTCCGAGCGTATTGGTGAAGTGGTGGCGCGCTTCTCGCTGGACGGCATGCCCGGCAAGCAGATGAGCATCGACGCCGATCTGCGTGCCGAAGCCATCACCTCGGAAGAGGCGCAGCGCCGCCGTCGCGACGTCGAGCGCGAAAGCCAGCTGTACGGCTCGTACGACGGTGCCATGAAGTTCGTGAAGGGCGACGCCATCGCCGGCATTGTCATCGTGTTCGTCAATCTGTTCGGCGGCATCGCGGTGGGCATGCTGCAGCACGGCATGCCGTTCGGCGAGGCACTGAACACCTTCACCCTGCTGACCATCGGCGATGGCCTGGTGGCGCAGATTCCCGCGCTGCTGATCTGCATCAGCGCCGGCTTCATCGTCACCCGCGTCAGCGGCGAGGACAACAACCTGGGTGCCAGCATTCTGGGCGAGCTGTTCAACAGCAACGTGGTGCTGGCCATCGGGGCGATCCTGATCCTGCTGATGGGCTTCCTGCCTGGCTTCCCGCTGCCGGTGTTCGCCGGCCTGGCCATGGGTCTGGCGGCCATGCTGTTCTGGCGCATGCGCCGTGGTTCCACTGCGGAATCGGCATCAGGGACGGGTGCCACAGGTACCGCCGGTGCAGCCGCCAGCGCGGATGCCAGCGGCAACAGCAGCGGCAACCTCACCAGCGAAACCCTGCCGCTGATCCTGCTCCTGCCCGGCCCGCTGCACGAAGCCGCCACTGCCGGCAAATGGGAAGAGCAACTGCGCAACGATGCCTTCATCAACACCGGCATGCAGCTTGCCGCGTTCGTTCTGCGCCAACACGAGCCCACCCAGGAACACCAGGTCAAAGTGCTGATCAACGAGATTCCCGCCGCCAGCGGGCAGGTGGTCGGCGGTCACGTGCGCGTGCTCGGTCGTCAGGACGAACTCGATGCGCTGAACATGGGCCTGACCGTACCACACGAAGGAGCCGTGGCGCGCTGGGTACCGGCCGCATCGCAGGCAGATGTGCTGGCGATGGGTTGCGAAGTCGCCACTGACTACGAGGAGCTGCGTCGCCTTGTGCATGGCGCGGTCCTGCGCAACGTCGGCGAACTGTTCGGCATCCAGGAAGCCAAGCACGTGCTGGATGCGCTGGAAAAGCGCTTCCCCGAGCTGGTCAAGGAGGCCTACCGGCACATGCCCATCCAGCGCGTGGCCGAGGTGCTGCAGCGTCTGCTGCGCGAGGACGTCTCCATCCGCAACATGAAGGTGGTGCTGGAAACCCTGGCGCAGTGGGGGCAGCGCGAGAAGGATGTGATCCTGCTGGTGGAACACGTGCGCAGTGCACTGGCCCGTTACATCTCGGCACGCTTCGCGCGCGACGGTCGCATACCCGCAATTCTGGTGTCCAGCCAGGTCGAGGACCAGATCCGCAGCGGCATCCGCCAGAGCCAAGGCGCGGCCTACCTGAATCTGGAGCCCACCGAATCCAACGAACTGATGGACCGCTTCGCCCTGCACGTGGGCGAGGTGTCCGTCTACCGCCCCGATGTGGTGCTGATGGTGGCCCCGGACATCCGCCGCTTCGTCAAGCGGTTCATCGAAAACAAACTCCCCTCCACCCCGGTGCTGTCGTTCGGAGAGATCTCCGATGCAGTCACCCTTGATGTCATGAGAAGCATATGA
- the sctW gene encoding type III secretion system gatekeeper subunit SctW has translation MALPAINPGPRAIPVPATRQSATQQTEGNDDARTQAPAPRRPGALATALAMSDDIGALMASLQRRRDQQNAAGTGAPEAWIDHVLDEKVHQKLSGFREQLGGMRSPSQVMSLLKQLFPDPSDVLAVLRALLGEDELEAMRELLEATLEQLLEEQAAQGNGAAMRGGANVAVKARLASRNAQLSARALRQSYRDFLGNPQDCAGEYIAWIEQYGFERRAVIVDFMEQAIAADMFSLDPSASLLEFGYLLGQVRKLAVLRSVDQLLVDDIQRTGLLTRMATRADAVVVGLLDVVRGLQDWKGLFAGPLAAARVALATEQRVRLIQALRRALKDLPDAIWVGPEAREVAMQQLETMVVESMKRDRGHTGGFTGGLA, from the coding sequence ATGGCGCTTCCCGCGATTAATCCCGGCCCGCGGGCGATACCGGTGCCCGCCACACGACAGTCGGCCACCCAGCAGACCGAAGGCAACGACGACGCCCGCACCCAGGCACCGGCACCGCGCCGGCCGGGCGCGCTGGCCACCGCGTTGGCGATGAGCGACGACATCGGGGCCCTGATGGCCTCGCTGCAGCGCCGTCGTGACCAGCAGAACGCGGCCGGTACCGGTGCGCCCGAAGCGTGGATCGACCACGTGCTGGACGAGAAGGTTCACCAGAAGCTGTCCGGCTTCCGTGAGCAGCTCGGCGGCATGCGCAGCCCCTCGCAGGTGATGTCTCTGCTGAAGCAGCTGTTCCCCGATCCCAGCGACGTGCTGGCGGTGCTGCGCGCGCTGCTCGGCGAAGACGAGCTGGAAGCCATGCGCGAGCTGCTCGAGGCCACCCTGGAGCAGCTGCTCGAAGAGCAGGCCGCACAGGGCAACGGTGCGGCCATGCGCGGCGGGGCCAACGTCGCGGTCAAGGCACGGCTGGCGTCCCGCAACGCGCAGCTTTCGGCCCGCGCGCTGCGCCAGAGCTATCGCGACTTTCTTGGCAATCCGCAGGACTGCGCGGGCGAGTACATCGCCTGGATCGAGCAGTACGGGTTTGAACGGCGCGCGGTGATTGTCGATTTCATGGAACAGGCCATCGCCGCCGACATGTTCTCGCTCGATCCCAGCGCATCGCTGCTGGAGTTCGGCTACCTGCTGGGGCAGGTGCGCAAGCTGGCCGTGCTGCGTTCGGTGGACCAGCTGCTGGTGGACGACATCCAGCGCACCGGCCTGCTGACCCGTATGGCCACCCGCGCCGACGCGGTGGTGGTGGGCCTGCTGGATGTCGTGCGCGGCCTGCAGGACTGGAAAGGCCTGTTTGCCGGTCCGCTGGCCGCAGCGCGTGTGGCGCTGGCCACCGAACAGCGGGTGCGTTTGATCCAGGCCCTTCGTCGTGCGCTCAAAGACCTGCCCGATGCCATCTGGGTCGGGCCAGAGGCGCGCGAGGTGGCCATGCAGCAACTGGAGACAATGGTGGTGGAAAGCATGAAACGTGATCGCGGCCACACCGGCGGCTTCACCGGGGGGCTGGCATGA
- the sctC gene encoding type III secretion system outer membrane ring subunit SctC, translating into MRFLPYSLLLFTAVAVLAAAPAVRAQTPLEGTAISDRADLPHAAGFVSRGESAEHLLNAIGAKARQAVVVSAKAQRKKVSGSFDLARPFDVLNKVSADVGLVWYSDTQSIYVYEASEQKNAVGRLRSTSVATLNDFLRKAKLADPRYVVRGGGADGTFYVAGPPVYVDIVLNAARYLDELYEGADASPNHVEVIKLEHSFVHGRRYAVRGEAQSVPGMADVLSQVLQTGDFGTVVKQPAAQPADAALVVEEALPAVAQVQIPAPQPASQSSGPGPARVMPYAETNSIIVRGTLAQIEQIKRLVAELDTPRKQIELSLWIIDIKKTELDRLGVSWSGGINIGNRLQIGINDGIPATTLDGPRFLASVQALTSTGDAQIVSRPVLLTQENVPAYFDSNQTFYTQLVGERIVELEQVTYGTLVSVRPRISSMEEVELQLAVEDGGASSSGFDSGLPLVSRTMIDTVARVPHQLSLLIGGYTRRQLDNGRSGIPGLRRVPGVGKLFGQDTRSHDNLVRVFLIQPRVLGERDMLDAARMQQLYGQDVGEPLQDVLEELKQGLPELEAAHGASRD; encoded by the coding sequence ATGCGTTTCCTGCCGTACTCCCTGTTGCTGTTCACTGCCGTTGCCGTTCTTGCCGCTGCGCCCGCTGTCCGCGCGCAGACCCCGCTGGAAGGCACCGCCATTTCCGACCGCGCTGATCTACCGCACGCGGCCGGCTTCGTCTCGCGCGGAGAAAGCGCCGAGCACCTGCTCAATGCCATCGGGGCCAAGGCGCGCCAGGCCGTCGTGGTCAGTGCCAAGGCACAGCGCAAGAAGGTCAGCGGCAGTTTCGACCTGGCCCGCCCATTCGACGTGCTCAACAAAGTCTCCGCCGATGTCGGCCTGGTCTGGTACAGCGATACCCAGTCCATCTACGTGTACGAGGCCAGCGAGCAGAAGAACGCGGTCGGCCGGCTGCGTTCCACTTCGGTGGCCACGCTCAACGACTTCCTGCGCAAGGCCAAGCTGGCCGATCCGCGCTATGTGGTGCGCGGTGGCGGGGCTGACGGCACCTTCTACGTGGCCGGCCCGCCGGTCTATGTGGACATCGTGCTCAACGCCGCGCGCTACCTGGACGAGCTGTATGAAGGGGCCGATGCCAGCCCGAATCATGTCGAGGTGATCAAACTCGAACACAGCTTCGTGCATGGCCGCCGTTACGCCGTGCGCGGCGAAGCGCAGAGCGTGCCGGGCATGGCCGATGTGTTGTCCCAGGTGCTGCAGACGGGCGACTTCGGTACGGTGGTGAAGCAGCCTGCGGCACAGCCAGCCGATGCGGCACTGGTGGTGGAAGAAGCGCTGCCGGCGGTTGCGCAGGTGCAGATTCCCGCGCCGCAGCCCGCGAGCCAGTCGAGCGGTCCGGGCCCGGCCCGGGTCATGCCGTATGCGGAAACCAACAGCATCATCGTGCGCGGCACGCTGGCCCAGATCGAGCAGATCAAGCGGCTGGTGGCCGAGCTGGACACCCCGCGCAAGCAGATCGAGCTGTCGCTGTGGATCATCGACATCAAGAAGACCGAGCTCGACCGCCTGGGCGTGAGCTGGAGCGGCGGCATCAACATCGGCAACCGCCTGCAGATCGGCATCAACGACGGCATTCCGGCCACCACCCTGGATGGCCCGCGCTTCCTCGCCTCGGTGCAGGCACTGACCAGCACCGGCGACGCGCAGATCGTCTCGCGCCCGGTGCTGCTGACCCAGGAGAACGTGCCGGCCTACTTCGACAGCAACCAGACCTTCTACACCCAGCTGGTGGGCGAGCGCATCGTCGAACTGGAACAGGTGACCTACGGCACGCTCGTCAGTGTGCGCCCGCGTATTTCCAGCATGGAAGAGGTGGAGCTGCAACTGGCGGTGGAAGATGGCGGAGCCAGCTCATCCGGCTTCGACAGCGGCCTGCCGCTCGTGAGCCGCACGATGATCGACACCGTCGCGCGCGTACCGCACCAGCTCAGCCTGCTGATCGGCGGCTATACCCGGCGTCAGCTGGACAACGGTAGAAGCGGCATTCCCGGCCTGCGCCGTGTTCCCGGGGTCGGCAAGCTGTTCGGCCAGGACACCCGCAGCCACGACAACCTGGTACGCGTGTTCCTGATCCAGCCGCGCGTGCTGGGTGAGCGCGACATGCTCGATGCCGCCCGCATGCAGCAGCTGTATGGCCAGGACGTGGGTGAGCCGCTGCAGGACGTGCTGGAGGAACTGAAGCAGGGCCTGCCCGAGCTGGAGGCCGCGCATGGCGCTTCCCGCGATTAA
- a CDS encoding helix-turn-helix domain-containing protein translates to MQVIVNAGQDTVQFNSAGNVVRLAPGQRLLLAGSPVPRHPALQVVPLAGSGMARALAHFDHVRDAVRHSAEPPVVCWPVTAAVEEPDVAAAWLIDQLARAPHSLAVDVADSTPLAALLRHLARSESYGLMRFLLKEGGEHSVATLAERYGLSSAQFHRRCRQVLGRPLKRELRILRAARTLLAYPGRARSFTYLAADHGYASLSHFCTDIKALIGCSPLSVYRAVKTPAE, encoded by the coding sequence ATGCAGGTAATCGTCAATGCAGGCCAGGACACCGTCCAGTTCAACTCCGCCGGCAATGTGGTGCGGCTGGCTCCGGGACAGCGCCTGCTGCTGGCCGGTAGCCCGGTGCCGCGGCATCCGGCCCTGCAGGTCGTACCGCTGGCCGGCAGTGGCATGGCACGTGCGCTGGCGCACTTTGACCATGTGCGCGACGCGGTGCGTCACAGCGCCGAGCCGCCGGTGGTGTGCTGGCCGGTCACGGCGGCGGTGGAAGAGCCGGATGTGGCGGCCGCTTGGTTGATTGATCAGTTGGCGCGTGCCCCGCACAGCTTGGCCGTTGATGTTGCCGATTCCACCCCGCTGGCGGCGCTGCTGCGCCATCTGGCCCGCAGCGAAAGTTACGGGCTCATGCGCTTTCTGTTGAAGGAAGGCGGCGAGCACAGCGTGGCCACCCTTGCCGAGCGTTATGGATTGTCCTCGGCCCAGTTCCACCGTCGCTGCCGGCAGGTGCTGGGGCGACCGCTGAAACGCGAGCTGCGCATCCTGCGCGCCGCGCGCACCCTGCTGGCCTACCCGGGGCGGGCGCGTTCGTTCACCTATCTGGCCGCCGACCACGGTTACGCCTCGCTGTCGCACTTCTGTACCGACATCAAGGCCCTGATCGGCTGCTCCCCTCTGTCCGTCTACCGCGCCGTCAAGACGCCTGCCGAGTAA
- the gloA2 gene encoding SMU1112c/YaeR family gloxylase I-like metalloprotein: MSSPLLGLHHVALICADYARSRDFYVRVLGLTVLAEHYREARESWKLDLALPDGGQLELFSFPAAPPRPSRPEAQGLRHLAFRVAALEPVIERLAAEGVDCEPIRVDEYTGRRFTFFADPDGLPLELYEIG; encoded by the coding sequence ATGTCCTCCCCCCTGCTGGGTCTTCACCACGTCGCGCTGATCTGCGCCGACTACGCGCGCTCGCGCGACTTTTACGTGCGGGTGCTGGGGCTGACCGTGCTGGCCGAGCACTACCGGGAGGCCCGGGAGTCCTGGAAGCTGGACCTGGCCCTGCCCGACGGCGGCCAGCTGGAGCTGTTCTCGTTCCCGGCTGCCCCGCCCCGGCCCAGCCGGCCGGAGGCGCAGGGGTTGCGGCACCTGGCGTTCCGGGTGGCGGCGCTGGAGCCGGTGATCGAGCGGCTGGCGGCGGAAGGCGTGGACTGCGAGCCGATCCGGGTGGATGAGTACACCGGGCGGCGGTTTACCTTCTTTGCCGATCCGGATGGGCTGCCGCTGGAGTTGTACGAGATTGGATGA
- a CDS encoding DUF2147 domain-containing protein has translation MRKTFKTLLLALPLVMAAMSASAADSAVGRWKTIDDKTGETKSIVEISKAANGTLTGKVLEVLKSDKGPNPVCSDCKGPNKGKPIKGMTILWNLSQDKGSTTEWSGGTILDPANGKTYKSKLELQPGGNKLDVSGCITIICRAQTWVRE, from the coding sequence ATGCGCAAGACGTTCAAGACCCTGCTGTTGGCATTGCCGCTGGTGATGGCCGCGATGTCGGCCAGCGCCGCTGACAGCGCCGTGGGCCGCTGGAAGACCATTGATGACAAAACCGGCGAGACCAAATCCATCGTCGAGATCAGCAAGGCGGCCAACGGCACCCTGACCGGCAAAGTGCTCGAGGTCCTGAAATCCGACAAGGGCCCCAATCCGGTCTGCAGCGACTGCAAGGGACCGAACAAGGGCAAGCCGATCAAGGGCATGACCATCCTCTGGAACCTGAGCCAGGACAAGGGCAGCACCACCGAATGGTCAGGCGGCACCATCCTCGACCCGGCCAACGGCAAGACCTACAAGTCCAAGCTGGAACTGCAGCCGGGCGGCAACAAGCTGGACGTTTCCGGCTGCATCACCATCATCTGCCGCGCCCAGACCTGGGTGCGCGAATAA
- the metG gene encoding methionine--tRNA ligase — protein MTRTALVTTALPYANGPLHLGHLVGYIQADIWVRARRMSGGKTWFVCADDTHGTPIMLGAEKAGVTPEVFIANIQASHERDFAAFGVDFDHYDSTNSAGNRALTEAFYTKLEANGHISRRSVAQFYDPDKGMFLPDRYIKGICPTCGSADQYGDNCEVCGSTYAPTDLKDPKSVISGATPEIRDSEHFFFEVGRFEAFLREWLAGDVALPGVKAKLGEWLNAEGGLRAWDISRDAPYFGFEIPGQPGKYFYVWLDAPIGYLSSFQALCAKTGEDFESHLRAGTSTELHHFIGKDIVNFHGLFWPAVLHGTGHRAPTRLHVNGYLTVEGAKMSKSRGTFVMARTYLDVGLEPEALRYYFAAKSSGGVDDLDLNLGDFVARVNADLVGKFVNLASRCAGFISKRFDGRLADALPDAAQYDRFVAALGPIREAYERNDPAAALRLTMALADEANRYIDDQKPWVIAKQDGADAQLQAVCTQGLNLFRVLVTALKPVLPATAAQAEAFLASPVQSWTDIVHPLTAHTIAVFAPLFTRIDPKLIDAMTDASKDTLAAAPAAAAPAKAAKPAAAAPAPAPAAASDAAPAYIGIDDFAKLDLRIGKVLVCEFVEGSDKLLRFELDAGELGKRQIFSGIRGSYGEPEALVGRSVVFIANLAPRKMRFGLSEGMILSAGFDGGALALLDADSGAQPGMPVR, from the coding sequence ATGACCCGCACCGCTCTCGTCACCACCGCCCTGCCCTACGCCAACGGCCCCCTGCACCTGGGTCATCTGGTCGGCTACATCCAGGCTGACATCTGGGTGCGCGCGCGGCGAATGAGCGGCGGCAAGACCTGGTTTGTGTGCGCCGACGACACCCACGGCACCCCGATCATGCTCGGCGCGGAAAAGGCCGGGGTGACCCCGGAAGTGTTCATCGCCAACATCCAGGCCAGCCACGAGCGCGACTTTGCCGCCTTCGGGGTCGATTTCGACCACTACGACTCGACCAACTCCGCCGGCAACCGCGCCCTGACCGAAGCCTTCTACACCAAGCTGGAGGCCAACGGCCACATCTCGCGGCGCTCGGTGGCGCAGTTCTACGACCCGGACAAGGGCATGTTCCTGCCCGACCGCTACATCAAGGGCATCTGCCCGACCTGTGGCAGCGCCGACCAGTACGGCGACAACTGCGAGGTCTGCGGTTCGACCTATGCCCCGACCGACCTGAAGGACCCGAAGTCGGTCATTTCCGGCGCCACGCCGGAAATCCGCGATTCGGAGCACTTCTTCTTTGAAGTGGGCCGCTTCGAGGCGTTCCTGCGCGAATGGCTGGCCGGCGATGTGGCCCTGCCCGGGGTGAAGGCCAAGCTGGGTGAATGGCTGAATGCCGAAGGTGGCCTGCGCGCGTGGGACATCTCACGCGATGCGCCTTACTTCGGCTTCGAGATTCCGGGCCAGCCGGGCAAGTACTTCTATGTGTGGCTGGACGCGCCGATTGGCTACCTGTCCAGCTTCCAGGCACTGTGTGCGAAGACCGGCGAAGATTTCGAATCTCACCTGCGCGCCGGCACCAGCACCGAGCTGCACCACTTCATCGGCAAGGACATCGTCAACTTCCACGGCCTGTTCTGGCCGGCGGTGCTGCACGGCACCGGGCACCGCGCACCGACCCGTCTGCATGTGAACGGTTACCTGACCGTGGAAGGCGCGAAGATGTCCAAGTCGCGCGGCACCTTCGTGATGGCGCGTACCTATCTGGACGTGGGCCTGGAACCGGAAGCGCTGCGCTATTACTTCGCGGCCAAGTCCAGCGGCGGCGTCGACGACCTGGACCTGAACCTGGGGGACTTCGTCGCGCGCGTGAATGCCGACCTGGTCGGCAAGTTCGTCAACCTGGCCAGCCGCTGCGCGGGCTTCATCAGCAAGCGCTTCGACGGCCGTCTGGCCGACGCGCTGCCCGATGCGGCGCAGTACGACCGCTTCGTGGCGGCGCTGGGTCCGATCCGCGAGGCTTACGAACGCAATGATCCGGCGGCGGCACTGCGCCTGACCATGGCGCTGGCCGACGAAGCCAACCGCTACATCGACGACCAGAAGCCGTGGGTGATTGCCAAGCAGGACGGGGCCGACGCCCAGCTGCAGGCCGTGTGCACCCAGGGGCTGAACCTGTTCCGCGTGCTGGTCACCGCACTGAAGCCGGTGCTTCCGGCCACGGCCGCGCAGGCCGAAGCCTTCCTGGCCTCGCCGGTGCAGTCCTGGACCGACATCGTCCACCCGCTCACCGCGCACACCATTGCGGTGTTCGCCCCGCTCTTCACCCGTATTGACCCGAAACTGATCGACGCCATGACCGACGCTTCCAAGGACACCCTCGCTGCCGCTCCGGCGGCTGCCGCCCCGGCCAAGGCCGCCAAGCCGGCGGCTGCCGCACCCGCTCCGGCTCCCGCTGCGGCCAGCGACGCTGCACCGGCTTACATCGGCATCGATGACTTCGCCAAGCTCGACCTGCGTATCGGCAAGGTGCTGGTGTGCGAGTTCGTGGAAGGTTCGGACAAGCTGCTGCGCTTCGAACTGGACGCGGGCGAGCTGGGCAAGCGCCAGATCTTCTCCGGCATCCGCGGCAGCTACGGCGAACCCGAAGCGCTGGTCGGCCGCAGCGTGGTGTTCATTGCCAACCTGGCCCCGCGCAAAATGCGCTTCGGCCTGAGCGAAGGCATGATCCTGTCGGCCGGCTTCGACGGCGGCGCGCTGGCACTGCTGGACGCCGACAGCGGCGCACAGCCGGGCATGCCGGTTCGTTGA